One Candidatus Limnocylindrales bacterium genomic window, AGAAGGTCTTGTGCAGGTTGAACTGCAGGACGTCGGCGCCCATGTGCCCGGGCTTGGCCACGCCCATGAGCGCGTTCATGTTGGCACCGTCCATGTAGATGAGGCCGCCGGCGCCGTGCACGATCTCGGCGATCTCGACGATGTCCTCCTCGAACAGACCGAGCGTGTTCGGATTGGTCACCATCAGCGCGGCCACGTCTTCGTCGATCCGGTCGCGCACGGCCTGCGCCGAGATCAGACCGCGGGCGTCGGAAGGAATGCTGACGCTGTCGTAGCCGCAAAGCGTGGCGCTGGCGGGATTGGTGCCGTGCGCGCTCTCCGGGATCAGCACCTTCTTGCGAGCGCGGCCGTGCGACTCGTGGAACGCACGGATGATCTTCATTCCCGTGAGCTCGCCCTGCGCGCCGGCAGCCGGCTGCAAGGACACCGCCTGCAGGCCGCTGATCTCGCACAGCCACTGCTCCAGATCGCGGATCAGCGCCAGCGCTCCCTGCACCGTCGCATCGGGCGCGTACGGATGAATGCCGGCAAACCCGGCCAGCGCGGCGGCGCGCTCGTTGGCAACCGGGTTGTACTTCATCGTGCACGAGCCGAGCGGATAGAAGTTGGTCGCCGCCGAATAGTTGAGCTGCGACAGGCGCACGTAATGGCGCACGACCTCCGGCTCGCTCACCTCCGGGAAGCCGTCCAGCTCTTCGCGCAGCAGCGAGGCGTCGAGCGGGATATCCGTTGAACCGACGGCGACATCCACGCCGCT contains:
- the gcvPB gene encoding aminomethyl-transferring glycine dehydrogenase subunit GcvPB, with protein sequence MKRQLEPPIFEKGSVGRSGVDVAVGSTDIPLDASLLREELDGFPEVSEPEVVRHYVRLSQLNYSAATNFYPLGSCTMKYNPVANERAAALAGFAGIHPYAPDATVQGALALIRDLEQWLCEISGLQAVSLQPAAGAQGELTGMKIIRAFHESHGRARKKVLIPESAHGTNPASATLCGYDSVSIPSDARGLISAQAVRDRIDEDVAALMVTNPNTLGLFEEDIVEIAEIVHGAGGLIYMDGANMNALMGVAKPGHMGADVLQFNLHKTFSTPHGGGGPGSGPVAVRADLEPFLPRPRVIERDGRLAWEWNRPQSIGKVRSFYGNFGILVRAWSYMLANGGDGLTEATRTAVLAANYVKARLRGRYHLAYDRPCMHEVVLTDRIQARLGVKTLDVAKRLLDYGFHAPTIYFPLVVAGALMIEPTETESLETLDDFIEAMECIAGEAETEPAKVREAPHETVLSRLDETRAARFPVLTWSVQQARP